A stretch of the Lolium perenne isolate Kyuss_39 chromosome 3, Kyuss_2.0, whole genome shotgun sequence genome encodes the following:
- the LOC127341848 gene encoding uncharacterized protein: MEEFKKSSGGLMSSGKVVTDAAMSAFETKSIENIDKEKVAGASAEILDSTSKYAKLEDKPAGQYLEKAEVYLKQYSSGGAEKEKTDVPAAADAPKPAAEEAPKEPAPAPAPAAEEGKSSDGFGLDDVTKGAESLMEKKSGGEESGGGGFMKMAQGFMK; encoded by the coding sequence ATGGAGGAATTCAAGAAGTCTTCCGGGGGCCTGATGTCCAGCGGCAAGGTGGTCACGGACGCAGCCATGTCGGCGTTCGAGACGAAGAGCATCGAGAACATCGACAAGGAAAAGGTCGCCGGCGCCTCTGCCGAGATCCTGGACTCCACTTCCAAGTACGCCAAGCTAGAGGACAAGCCGGCCGGGCAGTACCTCGAGAAGGCCGAGGTGTACCTGAAGCAGTACAGCTCCGGCGGCGCCGAGAAGGAGAAAACTGACGTACCTGCTGCCGCTGACGCGCCGAAGCCGGCAGCGGAGGAGGCACCCAAGGAGCCAGCGCCAGCGCCTGCGCCTGCCGCGGAGGAAGGCAAGTCATCCGATGGATTCGGTCTCGACGACGTCACGAAGGGGGCCGAATCGCTCATGGAGAAGAAGAGTGGTGGAGAGGAGAGTGGCGGCGGTGGGTTCATGAAGATGGCCCAGGGATTCATGAAGTAG